In Aquila chrysaetos chrysaetos chromosome 10, bAquChr1.4, whole genome shotgun sequence, the following proteins share a genomic window:
- the TBCCD1 gene encoding TBCC domain-containing protein 1 isoform X1 has protein sequence MEAAPVAMEAAPVRLWVKTEPFLVGVLPVPPPARLGPHYLRKMAAYARARAAEGCFPRLSWPRWRHIACGKLQLGRDLAWLYFELFHSLLRRDPPRHLEWAEAEAACANADELERERSKLSVDTLQFLLFLYVQQVNKVSLRRSLIGEEWPSPRTKSPSLTGKSASENKNWNDQDHRAFVQSHLLDMLELLLEPEQLTASSHSTHSSLVSYEAVCALSFLIEGTVKKSRTVRPLHELALWQPCHGQNGYSKVSRAFSFPKLESWLRFCLMTNPFGMTACLKSGKKLAWAQQVEGTTRRAKIACNTHVVPEVFPMVIMSQVYKQTLAKSSDTLVGAHVRIHRCNESFIYLLSPLQSVTIEKCRNSTFVLGPVQASVHVHSCDNVKVIVVCHRLSLSSTAGCTFYILTPTQPLILSGNQAVSFAPFHTHYPMLEDHMAQVGLATLPNYWDSPMLVCKESGDTSVFRLLPPWDFYTFVIPFEMEGDTTETPGGLPHAYQKVLSQREQKVQIWQKTVKEAGLTKDQRKQFQILVENKFYEWLVQTGNRQQLDSLVPPAVGSKQAAG, from the exons ATGGAGGCGGCCCCGGTCGCCATGGAGGCGGCCCCGGTGCGGCTGTGGGTGAAGACGGAGCCGTTCCTGGTGGGGGTCCTGCCcgtcccgccgcccgcccgcctcggTCCCCACTACTTGCGGAAGATGGCGGCCTACGCCCGGGCGCGGGCGGCCGAGGGCTGCTTCCCGCGGCTGTCGTGGCCCCGCTGGCGGCACATCGCCTGCGGGAAGCTGCAGCTGGGCCGCGACCTGGCCTGGCTCTACTTCGAGCTCTTCCACAGCCtcctccggcgggacccgcCGCGCCATCTCGAGTGGGCCGAGGCCGAGGCGGCCTGCGCCAACGCCGACGAGCTGGAGCGGGAGCGGAGCAAG CTGTCGGTAGACACTCTGCAGTTCCTGCTGTTCCTGTACGTCCAGCAGGTGAACAAGGTTTCTCTGCGAAGGTCTCTGATCGGGGAGGAATGGCCCAGCCCCAGGACCAAGTCTCCTAGCCTGACTGGAAAATCTGCCAGCGAGAATAAG AACTGGAATGATCAGGACCACCGTGCCTTTGTGCAGAGCCACCTCTTGGATATGCTGGAACTGCTGCTGGAGCCAGAGCAGCTCACTGCCTCCTCCCATTCCACCCACAGTAGCTTGGTGTCCTACGAAGCTGTCTGTGCCCTCAGCTTTCTTATTGAAGGGACCGTGAAAAAATCCAGGACAGTCCGTCCTCTGCATGAGCTTGCCCTCTGGCAGCCCTGTCACGGGCAGAACGGCTACTCAAAAGtctccagagccttctctttCCCCAAGCTAGAGAGCTGGCTGCGGTTTTGCCTGATGACAAACCCTTTTGGAATGACTGCCTGCCTCAAGTCTGGGAAGAAACTCGCATGGGCACAGCAAG ttgaAGGAACAACCAGGAGAGCAAAGATTGCCTGCAATACTCATGTGGTGCCTGAGGTGTTCCCCATGGTGATAATGAGCCAGGTGTACAAGCAGACGCTGGCTAAGAGCTCGGACACCTTGGTGGGGGCTCATGTAAGAATTCATCGCTGCAACGAGTCCTTCATTtatcttctctctcctctcca ATCTGTGACCATTGAGAAGTGCCGGAATAGCACTTTTGTCCTTGGCCCTGTGCAGGCGTCTGTTCATGTCCACAGCTGTGACAATGTCAAGGTCATTGTGGTTTGCCATCGTTTGTCCCTTTCTTCCACTGCTGGCTGTACTTTTTACATTCTCACGCCTACCCAGCCTCTCATCCTCTCGGGGAACCAAGCAGTCAGCTTTGCCCCTTTCCACACCCATTATCCAATGCTTGAAGACCACATGGCTCAGGTGGGCTTGGCTACTCTGCCAAACTACTGGGACAGCCCCATGCTGGTGTGCAAGGAGAGCGGTGACACAAGTGTCTTCCGCCTCCTGCCACCCTGGGACTTCTACACCTTCGTGATTCCTTTTGAGATGGAAGGAGACACCACAGAGACGCCAGGTGGGCTTCCCCATGCGTATCAGAAGGTGCTGAGTCAGCGAGAGCAGAAGGTACAGATCTGGCAGAAAACTGTGAAGGAAGCAGGTCTGACCAA
- the TBCCD1 gene encoding TBCC domain-containing protein 1 isoform X2 — MEAAPVAMEAAPVRLWVKTEPFLVGVLPVPPPARLGPHYLRKMAAYARARAAEGCFPRLSWPRWRHIACGKLQLGRDLAWLYFELFHSLLRRDPPRHLEWAEAEAACANADELERERSKLSVDTLQFLLFLYVQQVNKVSLRRSLIGEEWPSPRTKSPSLTGKSASENKNWNDQDHRAFVQSHLLDMLELLLEPEQLTASSHSTHSSLVSYEAVCALSFLIEGTVKKSRTVRPLHELALWQPCHGQNGYSKVSRAFSFPKLESWLRFCLMTNPFGMTACLKSGKKLAWAQQVEGTTRRAKIACNTHVVPEVFPMVIMSQVYKQTLAKSSDTLVGAHVRIHRCNESFIYLLSPLQSVTIEKCRNSTFVLGPVQASVHVHSCDNVKVIVVCHRLSLSSTAGCTFYILTPTQPLILSGNQAVSFAPFHTHYPMLEDHMAQVGLATLPNYWDSPMLVCKESGDTSVFRLLPPWDFYTFVIPFEMEGDTTETPGGLPHAYQKVLSQREQKVQIWQKTVKEAGLTKQFRNQAQPLADIYGGSFW; from the exons ATGGAGGCGGCCCCGGTCGCCATGGAGGCGGCCCCGGTGCGGCTGTGGGTGAAGACGGAGCCGTTCCTGGTGGGGGTCCTGCCcgtcccgccgcccgcccgcctcggTCCCCACTACTTGCGGAAGATGGCGGCCTACGCCCGGGCGCGGGCGGCCGAGGGCTGCTTCCCGCGGCTGTCGTGGCCCCGCTGGCGGCACATCGCCTGCGGGAAGCTGCAGCTGGGCCGCGACCTGGCCTGGCTCTACTTCGAGCTCTTCCACAGCCtcctccggcgggacccgcCGCGCCATCTCGAGTGGGCCGAGGCCGAGGCGGCCTGCGCCAACGCCGACGAGCTGGAGCGGGAGCGGAGCAAG CTGTCGGTAGACACTCTGCAGTTCCTGCTGTTCCTGTACGTCCAGCAGGTGAACAAGGTTTCTCTGCGAAGGTCTCTGATCGGGGAGGAATGGCCCAGCCCCAGGACCAAGTCTCCTAGCCTGACTGGAAAATCTGCCAGCGAGAATAAG AACTGGAATGATCAGGACCACCGTGCCTTTGTGCAGAGCCACCTCTTGGATATGCTGGAACTGCTGCTGGAGCCAGAGCAGCTCACTGCCTCCTCCCATTCCACCCACAGTAGCTTGGTGTCCTACGAAGCTGTCTGTGCCCTCAGCTTTCTTATTGAAGGGACCGTGAAAAAATCCAGGACAGTCCGTCCTCTGCATGAGCTTGCCCTCTGGCAGCCCTGTCACGGGCAGAACGGCTACTCAAAAGtctccagagccttctctttCCCCAAGCTAGAGAGCTGGCTGCGGTTTTGCCTGATGACAAACCCTTTTGGAATGACTGCCTGCCTCAAGTCTGGGAAGAAACTCGCATGGGCACAGCAAG ttgaAGGAACAACCAGGAGAGCAAAGATTGCCTGCAATACTCATGTGGTGCCTGAGGTGTTCCCCATGGTGATAATGAGCCAGGTGTACAAGCAGACGCTGGCTAAGAGCTCGGACACCTTGGTGGGGGCTCATGTAAGAATTCATCGCTGCAACGAGTCCTTCATTtatcttctctctcctctcca ATCTGTGACCATTGAGAAGTGCCGGAATAGCACTTTTGTCCTTGGCCCTGTGCAGGCGTCTGTTCATGTCCACAGCTGTGACAATGTCAAGGTCATTGTGGTTTGCCATCGTTTGTCCCTTTCTTCCACTGCTGGCTGTACTTTTTACATTCTCACGCCTACCCAGCCTCTCATCCTCTCGGGGAACCAAGCAGTCAGCTTTGCCCCTTTCCACACCCATTATCCAATGCTTGAAGACCACATGGCTCAGGTGGGCTTGGCTACTCTGCCAAACTACTGGGACAGCCCCATGCTGGTGTGCAAGGAGAGCGGTGACACAAGTGTCTTCCGCCTCCTGCCACCCTGGGACTTCTACACCTTCGTGATTCCTTTTGAGATGGAAGGAGACACCACAGAGACGCCAGGTGGGCTTCCCCATGCGTATCAGAAGGTGCTGAGTCAGCGAGAGCAGAAGGTACAGATCTGGCAGAAAACTGTGAAGGAAGCAGGTCTGACCAA
- the DNAJB11 gene encoding dnaJ homolog subfamily B member 11, translating to MVAGPGRAAAALRTRPESAAPSPRRPPGRPGRLAMAPGWLGRLCLLLLCLCGEAAAGRDFYKILGVSRGASIKDIKKAYRKLALQLHPDRNPDDPRAQEKFQDLGAAYEVLSDEEKRKQYDAYGEEGLKDGHQSSHGDIFSHFFGDFGFMFGGNPRQQDRNIPRGSDIIVDLEVTLEEVYSGNFVEVVRNKPVARQAPGKRKCNCRQEMRTTQLGPGRFQMTQEVVCDECPNVKLVNEERTLEVEIEPGVRDGMEYPFIGEGEPHVDGEPGDLRFRIKVLKHPVFERRGDDLYTNVTISLVEALTGFEMDIAHLDGHKVHVARDKITKPGAKLWKKGEGLPNFDNNNIKGSLIITFDVEFPKEQLTNEQREGLKQLLKQGSVQKVYNGLQGY from the exons ATGGTGGCCGGGCCGGGTCGGGCGGCTGCGGCGCTGCGGACCCGTCCGGAGAGCGCCgccccctctccccgccgccccccaggCAGGCCCGGCCGCCTCGCCATGGCCCCCGGCTGGCTCGGCCgcctctgcctcctgctgctctgcctctgcgGGGAGGCCGCCGCTGG GAGGGACTTCTACAAGATCCTGGGGGTGTCCCGCGGCGCCTCCATCAAGGACATCAAGAAGGCTTATCGGAAACTGGCGCTGCAGCTCCATCCCGACAGGAACCCCGACGACCCCCGGGCGCAGGAGAAGTTCCAGGACCTGGGGGCTGCTTACGAG GTGCTGTCAGAtgaggagaagaggaagcagTATGATGCGTACGGTGAGGAGGGATTGAAGGATGGGCACCAGAGCTCCCATGGAGACATATTCTCACA CTTCTTTGGGGACTTTGGATTCATGTTTGGAGGTAACCCTCGCCAACAAGACAGGAACATTCCCCGAGGAAGTGACATCATTGTGGACCTGGAGGTTACACTGGAGGAGGTGTATTCAGGAAACTTCGTAGAA GTTGTCAGGAACAAGCCAGTGGCAAGACAGGCACCTGGCAAACGGAAATGCAATTGCCGGCAGGAGATGAGGACCACCCAGTTGGGTCCTGGACGTTTCCAGATGACTCAAGAAGTTGTTTGTGATGAATGTCCAAATGTCAA GCTTGTGAACGAGGAGCGAACACTAGAAGTGGAAATAGAGCCAGGCGTGAGGGATGGTATGGAGTATCCCTTCATTGGTGAAG gTGAACCCCATGTGGATGGGGAGCCAGGTGATTTGCGCTTCCGAATAAAAGTTCTTAA GCACCCAGTCTTTGAAAGAAGAGGAGATGACTTGTACACAAACGTGACAATCTCGCTGGTCGAGGCACTTACAGGCTTTGAAATGGATATCGCCCACTTAGATGGGCACAAG gTTCACGTTGCTCGGGATAAAATTACGAAACCTGGGGCCAAACtgtggaagaaaggagaaggtcTTCCAAATtttgataataataatatcaaAGGCTCACTAATAATAACATTTGATGTGGAGTTCCCCAAAGAGCAGCTGACAAACGAACAGCGGGAAG gTCTCAAACAGTTATTGAAACAAGGATCGGTGCAGAAGGTGTACAATGGATTGCAGGGATATTGA